A genomic stretch from Psilocybe cubensis strain MGC-MH-2018 chromosome 1, whole genome shotgun sequence includes:
- a CDS encoding Serine/threonine-protein phosphatase PP-Z yields MMGVVLVELGGIKSTAAIYKTLSPVTSSSELKLAPTLLSVFTSRLSKSRPQSPQPPGASMGQQPSKKSKKAGKDKDRESPADGATSEAHHDPNDDNTPQSSISRATAPSTAHSSDSSSLPNGNPSINVSDPAGSTVPSSATSARAHGSPYPPQATIPSIETAQLSESLPSPLPSPMTASLPLDIPVTQTILSNGNALSPSSMTSNGNAPTSESVGNGGAKDRLKQFDVDDMIQRLLDVGYTGKVSKSLCLKNTEITAICLAARDVFLSQPTLVELSPPVKIVGDVHGQYSDLIRLFEMCGFPPAANYLFLGDYVDRGKQSLETILLLLCYKIKYPENFFLLRGNHECANVTRVYGFYDECKRRCNIKTWKTFIDVFNCLPIAAIVASKIFCVHGGLSPSLHSMEDIKRIQRPTDVPDYGLLNDLLWSDPSDTALDWEDNERGVSYCFGKAIINEFLVRYDMDLICRAHMVVEDGYEFWNDRTLVTVFSAPNYCGEFDNYGACMSVSEDLLCAFELLKPLDGAALRKEMTKAKRKSVMTTA; encoded by the exons ATGATGGGAGTTGTGCTGGTGGAATTGGGCGGGATCAAGTCTACAGCT GCGATTTACAAAACTCTTTCTCCTGTAACATCGTCCTCAGAATTAAAGCTGGCTCCTACTCTCTTATCCGTGTTCACCTCCCGACTGTCAAAATCGCGGCCTCAGTCCCCACAACCGCCTGGAGCATCCATGGGCCAGCAGCCCTCAAAGAAGTCCAAGAAGGCCGGTAAAGACAAGGACAGAGAATCCCCAGCAGACGGCGCTACGAGCGAAGCCCACCACGACCCCAACGACGACAACACTCCTCAAAGTTCGATATCGCGCGCAACAGCCCCCTCAACGGCTCATAGTTCCGATTCAAGTTCACTTCCGAACGGAAACCCCTCTATCAATGTTTCTGATCCCGCAGGCTCTACAGTCCCCTCTTCAGCAACCAGTGCGAGGGCCCATGGTTCACCGTATCCACCGCAGGCCACAATTCCCAGTATCGAAACGGCACAGCTTTCGGAGTCTCTGCCGTCGCCACTACCGTCTCCAATGACCGCATCTTTGCCTTTAGATATCCCCGTCACCCAAACCATTCTTTCCAATGGCAATGCCCTTAGCCCGAGCTCAATGACTAGTAATGGCAATGCTCCGACCAGCGAATCTGTGGGAAATGGCGGTGCCAAGGACAGGTTGAAGCAattcgatgtcgatgatatGATTCAACGACTCCTCGATGTCGGCTACACAGGCAAAGTTAGTAAGTCGCTCTGCCTCAAGAACACGGAAATTACGGCGATATGTCTTGCTGCGCGAGATGTGTTCCTCAGCCAACCAACACTGGTCGAACTATCGCCTCCCGTCAAAATTGTCGGTGACGTGCACGGTCAATACTCAGACCTCATTCGTTTGTTTGAGATGTGTGGCTTCCCTCCCGCCGCCAACTACCTTTTCTTAGGCGACTATGTTGATCGCGGAAAACAGAGCCTCGAAACCATTTTGCTCCTCCTATGTTATAAGATCAAGTATCCCGAAaacttcttcctcctccggGGTAATCATGAGTGTGCTAATGTCACACGAG TTTATGGTTTCTACGACGAGTGCAAACGGCGGTGTAATATCAAGACATGGAAAACGTTTATAGACGTTTTCAATTGTCTCCCTATTGCTGCTATTGTCGCATCCAAGATATTTTGTGTTCATGGCGGTCTCTCGCCTTCTCTACATTCTATGGAAGATATCAAGCGCATCCAACGACCGACTGACGTGCCAGATTACGGGCTCCTCAATGATCTACTTTGGTCGGATCCTTCTGATACGGCATTGGACTGGGAAGACAATGAAAGAGGCGTTAGTTATTGCTTTGGCAAAGCTATCATTAATGAGTTTTTGGTGCGGTATGACATGGATCTCATATGTCGAGCCCATATGGTTGTAGAAGATGGGTACGAGTTTTGGAACGACCGTACTTTAGTGACAGTATTCAGTGCACCCAACTACTGTGGTG AATTTGACAATTACGGTGCTTGTATGAG TGTTTCCGAGGATCTGCTCTGTGCTTTCGAGCTTCTCAAGCCTTTAGATGGTGCCGCACTGAGGAAGGAAATGACCAAAGCCAAGCGGAAAAG CGTAATGACCACTGCCTGA
- a CDS encoding putative mitochondrial pyruvate carrier 1 translates to MASTFYTWLRSPAARQYFFSTHFWGPVANWGLPLAALADLKKDEEVISGTMTTALMCYSMVFMRFAWRVQPRNYLLFACHATNASAQSLQEYRFVNYWYRGGREKKLAEEGVVVPVVEGKVTQAVKAAKEEASKTVA, encoded by the exons ATGGCCTCCACTTTCTACACATGGCTGCGGTCTCCCGCTGCGCGCCAGTACTTTTTCA GTACTCATTTTTGGGGTCCA GTTGCAAACTGGGGCCTGCCTCTTGCTGCCCTTGCAGACTTGAAGAAGGATGAAGAGGTGATATCAGGGACAATGACCACTGCGCTCATGTGCTACTC CATGGTTTTCATGCGTTTCG CCTGGAGAGTGCAGCCCCGTAACTACTTGCTCTTCGCCTGCCATGCTACAAATGCATCTGCCCAGTCTCTGCAAGAATACCGCTTTGTAAACTATTGGTACAGAGGGGGCCGCGAAAAGAAGCTCGCCGAAGAGGGGGTCGTTGTCCCAGTTGTAGAGGGCAAGGTCACACAGGCAGTCAAGGCCGCAAAGGAGGAAGCTTCAAAAACCGTAGCCTAA
- a CDS encoding DNA ligase 1, translated as MAGKFFDMPKSTKAAPPQQANLQEMWGKKKEPILSKLEPHAPKAEADAMVVDTPKEEKAESSKRKESGTPIASSPKIKKRRIIDSDDEDPNDIPPRSSPEPTLNGSTKSSSPIPDLSLPSSKVRDKEQALTLSGTTTNGVSPPDDAESSSSEEDQGEEEAEDLEEEEDEEGLATEKAVNTKSAQVALQKRDDVDIEGGWPVGKPVPYAALSKAFSLIEATTKRLEKNAILTSFLLLVIQRSAKSDHASLLQAVYLCINRLCPDYVGIELGIGESLLIKAIAESTGRSLSVIKADLKKEGDLGLVAMNSKNSQKTLFKPKPLTIPFVFSHLKEIALSSGHSSQAKKVSIITKLLAACQGVEAKYIVRSLEGKLRIGNAERSVLVALSQAAVLAERERSNKKWSQDQLAARLEESANIMKSVYSELPTYDLVIPALLEVGIDGLRQKCKLTPGVPLKPMLAKPTKAIGEVLDRFENKRFTCEYKYDGERAQVHLLEDGSVKVFSRNSEDMSKKYPDLVDQLPKCIKETTKSFVFDAEAVAIDRTTGKLMPFQELSRRKRKDVKVEDITVQVSLFAFDLLYLNGEPLLQLPLYRRRELLREHFVVVPGEFGFAKSSDSETTEEIQSFLEESVKDGCEGLMVKMLDTDASFYEPSRRSVNWLKLKKDYLAGVGDSLDLVVVGGYYGKGKRTNVYGAFLLACYDSDSEEYQTICKIGTGFSEEVLQTHYNTLKPLETTKPRGDIKVGGAKPDIWFEPKIVWEVLTADLSLSPIYTAAQGLVEDRGISLRFPRYLRIRDDKSADDATGPEQAKMYERQALAQPKGKKKKGGDADDEFW; from the exons ATGGCAGGTAAATTCTTCGATATGCCTAAATCCACTAAAGCGGCGCCACCCCAACAAGCTAATCTGCAAGAAATGTGgggcaagaagaaggaaCCTATCCTTTCTAAACTCGAACCCCACGCGCCAAAAGCAGAGGCCGACGCGATGGTCGTGGACACTCCCAAAGAGGAGAAAG CTGAGAGTTCGAAACGGAAAGAAAGTGGCACTCCAATTGCCA GCTCTCCTAAAATTAAGAAACGCAGGATTATTGActcggacgacgaggacCCTAATGATATACCACCAAGGTCTT CTCCCGAACCCACCTTGAACGGCTCTACAAAATCCTCTTCCCCTATTCCCGACCTTTCTTTACCGTCCAGCAAGGTGCGAGACAAGGAACAGGCTTTGACGCTCTCTGGAACGACGACCAACGGAGTGTCACCCCCTGATGATGCAGAATCATCCAGCTCCGAGGAAGACcaaggagaagaggaggcggaggacctggaggaagaagaggatgaagagggaCTCGCGACTGAGAAGGCAGTGAATACAAAGAG CGCGCAAGTTGCCCTGCAAAAACGGGACGATGTGGATATAGAAGGTGGCTGGCCTGTCGGAAAACC TGTTCCGTATGCCGCTCTTTCCAAGGCATTTTCTTTGATTGAAGCCACTACAAAACGCCTAGAGAAGAATGCAATTCTTACCTCGTTCCTTTTGTTAGTTATCCAGAGAAGTGCTAAAAGCGACCACGCCTCGCTGCTTCAAGCTGTTTACCTATGTATCAATCGA TTATGTCCAGACTACGTGGGTATCGAGCTCGGTATTGGGGAGTCTCTCTTGATCAAAGCTATTGCGGAGTCTACTGGACGAAGTCTAAGCGTCATCAAGGCAGATTTAAAGAAAGAGGGTGATCTGGGGTTGGTTGCAATG AACTCAAAAAACAGTCAAAAGACACTCTTCAAGCCAAAACCCCTAACGATTCCTTTCGTATTCTCGCACTTGAAGGAAATTGCTTTATCCTCTGGACATTCA TCACAAGCCAAGAAAGTTTCTATAATTACAAAGCTGCTAGCTGCATGTCAAGGTGTGGAAGCAAAATATATTGTTCGAAGTCTGGAAGGAAAGCTACGGATTGGAAACGCTGAAAGATCTGTGCTGGTTGCTCTTTCGCAAGCAGCGGTGTTGGCCGAACGCGAACGAT CAAACAAGAAATGGAGTCAAGATCAGCTTGCTGCACGACTAGAAGAGAGTGCAAATATAATGAAGTCTGTTTATAG TGAATTGCCAACATATGATCTTGTTATACCTGCTCTTCTGGAAGTTGGAATCGATGGCCTTCGACAAAAATGTAAACTTACGCCAGGTGTACCCCTTAAACCCATGCTGGCCAAACCAACAAAAGCCATTGGAGAAGTACTCGATCGATTTGAAAACAAAAGATTTACTTGCGAATACAAATATGATGGCGAAAGAGCTCAG GTGCACTTGCTTGAAGATGGTTCGGTCAAAGTGTTTAGTCGAAACTCTGAAGACATGAGCAAGAAATATCCTGATTTGGTAGACCAACTTCCAAAA TGCATAAAAGAAACCACTAAGTCTTTCGTGTTCGACGCTGAAGCAGTTGCCATCGATCGTACAACTGGCAAGCTCATGCCTTTCCAGGAACTGAGCAGAAGAAAGCGCAAAGACGTCAAGGTCGAAGATATTACAGTCCAGGTGTCCCTGTTTGCATTCGATCTATTATACCTCAACGGCGAG CCTCTACTTCAATTACCTTTGTATAGGCGTCGTGAGTTGCTGCGAGAGCATTTCGTAGTCGTTCCCGGAGAATTTGGCTTTGCAAAATCTTCTGACAGCGAAACCACTGAAGAGATTCAATCTTTTCTGGAAGAGAGTGTGAAGGATGGCTGTGAAGGACTTATGGTCAAGATGTTGGATACCGATGCTAGTTTCTATGAACCCAGTAGACGAAGTGTTAACTGGCTCAAG CTTAAGAAAGATTATCTGGCGGGAGTTGGTGATTCACTGGACCTAGTTGTGGTCGGAGGCTACTATGGGAAAGGTAAACGGACGAACGTTTATGGTGCTTTCCTCCTTGCCTGCTATGATAGCGACTCGGAAGAATACCAAACAATTTGCAAGATTGGGACAGGATTTAGCGAAGAAGTACTGCAAACTCACTACAATACTCTCAAACCCTTAGAAACGACGAAACCCCGAGGCGACATCAAAGTGGGAGGTGCAAAGCCTGATATCTGGTTCGAACCAAAGATTGTATGGGAGGTCTTGACTGCTGACCTGAGTCTGAGCCCGATCTATACCGCTGCACAAGGACTA GTAGAAGACCGAGGTATATCTCTGCGCTTTCCACGGTACCTCCGAATCCGGGATGATAAATCGGCCGATGATGCAACTGGACCGGAGCAGGCAA AGATGTACGAAAGACAGGCATTGGCTCAACCCAaaggcaagaaaaagaagggggGAGACGCAGACGACGAATTCTGGTGA
- a CDS encoding Dihydrofolate reductase, translating into MSRFTIIVAATKSHGIGLNGRLPWRLPKELKYFSDATTAAPEGQQNLVIMGRKCWESIPKKHRPLPKRLNVVVSRNQSYDLGASPDTAVLKDSLKSASALMDPSHLHRGFIIGGSTLYEESLGLPLSPTEPCVDRVLLTRILSPAFDDCDVFMTDFVKDDPRWTRAAHAELKEWVGFEVPEGVQEENGVTYEFQMWVRK; encoded by the exons ATGTCGCGTTTTACCATCATCGTAGCAGCCACCAAATCTCATGGTATCGGCCTCAATGGACGCCTCCCATGGAGGCTGCCCAAAGAACTCAAATATTTCTCTGATGCTACCACGGCTGCACCGGAAGGACAGCAAAACCTAGTCATCATGGGACGCAAGTGCTGGGAGAGCATACCCAAAAAACACAGGCCGCTCCCCAAGCGCCTAAACGTCGTCGTCAGCAGAAATCAGAGTTACGATCT GGGTGCTTCACCAGACACGGCCGTGCTCAAGGATAGTCTCAAGTCCGCAAGCGCGTTGATGGATCCATCGCACTTGCACCGGGGATTCATCATAGGAGGGTCTACGTTATACGAAGAGTCGCTTGGGCTCCCACTCTCGCCAACCGAGCCATGCGTGGACCGCGTCCTGCTCACTCGCATCCTGTCGCCCGCATTCGACGACTGCGATGTGTTCATGACAGACTTTGTCAAGGACGACCCGAGATGGACGCGGGCGGCGCATGCAGAGTTGAAAGAGTGGGTAGGATTCGAGGTGCCGGAAGGGGTGCAGGAGGAAAATGGGGTCACATACGAATTCCAAATGTGGGTCCGAAAGTGA
- a CDS encoding 40S ribosomal protein S11-A: MADIQIEKAYQKQDIFLNTKSRGGKKVSTKEKRWYKDVGLGFKTPSEAINGTYVDKKCPFTGDISIRGRILTGKVVSTKMNRTIIIRRDYLHYIPKYNRYEKRHKNLAAHLSPAFRVEVGDVVTVGQCRPLSKTVRFNVLRVAKNKAATKTFGKF, from the exons ATGGCTGACATCCAA ATCGAAAAGGCGTACCAAAAGCAGGATATTTTCCTCAACACCAAATCTCGTG GTGGCAAAAAGGTCTCCACCAAGGAGAAGCGCTGGTACAAGGATGTCGGCCTTGGATTCAAGACCCCATCGGAGGCTATCAACGGCACCTACGTTG ACAAGAAATGCCCCTTCACTGGTGACATTTCAATTCGCGGCCGTATTCTTACAGGAAAGGTTGTTTCGACCAAAATGAACCGAACCATCATCATCCGTCGCGACTACCTCCACTACATCCCCAAATACA ACCGTTACGAAAAGCGCCACAAGAACTTGGCCGCCCACTTGTCACCCGCTTTCCGTGTTGAGGTCGGTGATGTTGTCACTGTCG GACAATGCCGACCTCTATCCAAGACTGTTCGTTTCAACGTCCTCCGGGTGGCGAAGAACAAGGCTGCCACTAAGACTTTTGGCAAGTTCTAG